In the Salvia miltiorrhiza cultivar Shanhuang (shh) chromosome 8, IMPLAD_Smil_shh, whole genome shotgun sequence genome, gccaaaattaattaattataaaatctatCCAAAATTTTATCACAGCCGTTGATTAGGCTATAATCAACGTTCAAAATTaagtcttattttatagactAAAGGAAGTTTATTGAATAGcgctaccctatatatatatatatatatatatatatatatatatatatacatatatatatatatatatttaaaattgtcattcaaattaatttgaaattgatttgaaatcaatttaaaactGGAAgttgcctttttaatatagtatttattgtacttttatttcatttattaattaataatatataattattctattttttgtaCTAACATTATCCCTACAAATTGTGTCTTTTGTTCTATTTACAATAATATAAAACTTTTTTTCATGTACGAATATATATTCTAAACTCTATTAAATGAACTCCATGATTTTGTagaaacaatgtagtcaaatggtcataatgaaaattgaaaatcaatttttggcccctaatcttaaaacatcaaaatatggtcattaattaggtggtatgcctaatttgtCCTTTTTACTCGGCCGCCGGGGTGATTGCGTGACCACAGGATGATTGCGCGGCCGTtggaagcttatgggtgagttgcgcgTTCGCGGGGAAAAGCCACCGTCCGCtgcgcgtatggcacttatggcactaatagtgccataagtgccatacacatcattttattacttggttttattttgaattttcgttggcacttatggcactaatagtgccataagtgccaaaagaatCATTTTAAATACTttccgtagggtttagatgttccatttagggtttaaattatcCACTTAGTGTTTATATgttcgatttagggtttagatgactcatttatgatttcttgattctattactgttgtttctgttgcacgtatggcacttatggcactaatagtgccataagtgccaaaaggaccattttacttggttttattttggattttcgttggcacttttggcataagtgccaacggaaatccaaaataaaaccaaagtaaaatcttggcacttatggcaccataagtgcctaacccgacccggcacgcgacccgcgtgcctgatacTACCCGGTctgcctcattaagggtaaaaacgtccaaatcaataaaaatggccaaattttatgttttttcaatgtgtggccataaattgtgttttatgcttcattttggctacttcataATTTTACTCATTTTTGTATGCATATTGCAATGAGGGGCATTCACGGACGCTCTCCTTCATGATATGCGTTCATAATTATTCATCACTGTTGATATTATTCtaaataattgttatttttattaaaaaaataatgataatttctcttattataattagtactcccccgtcccattacaaatgtctcattaattttgtcacaaaaattaaaaaaatatgtaattagtaaataaagtgaattggtgaaaattatttaaatattaggtatagagagagaaaatgttgtcaaaaaaagaatgagacaaTCGTAATAgaacattttattataaaaagtgAGGCATTTGTAAAggagggagggagtattacttttttCTAAGCATATAACGAGGGAGAGTTCCTATATGTTAGAACTATATTAATTAGGTGTGCTTGTGTGGTTATGCGATAGGGTgactaatatctaaattaaaggTCTTGAATTTaaggtttttaaatttttttatttaataatactCCATTAGTTAGTAGCTTAAGAAATCAAAACCATATTCAATAtctcatactaaaatttaatatagttATCATCACACTGTATTCATAATCTCTCGAATATTGTCTCTATCGATACATGAAGATGACGTACTAGTAAAATATACAGCAGaaacaaaaattatttaaaaattatagacCCCACTTAAGCTTCTCTCGCCAGTCACTACACCTTAAAATATTCCATTGATTCAATTCAACTTAActtacctctctctctctctctctatgctTTTAATGCTCTCCAAAATTCATACCAACAAAATCAAACCAAACTAGACTGCTACACCACAATTTCACCACTTTCCTCTCTTTTCCAACCAAAATGGGCAAGAAAAAGAAATTCCCCTTTCTGTTCAAAGCCACCGATTCCCCCACCACCTCCGCCGCCTCTCCGTGGCCGTGGCCGGCCTGCGTCAACAGCCCTAAGACTCTCTCCTTCCGCGCCAACGCCAATTCAAACATCTACAAAACCATCAACTCCGCCTATCTCGACGACGAAAAGGCCACCGCCGAATTCACCGAAACCCCCGACTCCTTCTTCAGCATCCGCCGCGACGAGAGCTTCTCCTCCGCGGCGGCGTCGCAAGTATTCCCCGACGAGACCGCCGTGATCGGAGGCCTCCGATCCGATCGCCTCTTCTTCGAGCCAGGCGAGACGAACTCCATCCTCGAGGAGGCGGCGAAGGCGCGCGCCTTCCCCTACAGCGGCGGCGGCGTCAAAATCATGGCGATGGATTCCGACGATCCGTTCCTCGATTTCAGATCCTCGATGGCGGAGATGGTGGTGGCGCACGGCATCAAGCGCTGGGAGTGCCTCGAGGAGCTGCTGACGTGTTACCTCAGAGTCAACGAGAAAGGCAATCACGGTTACATCGTCGGCGCCTTCGTCGATCTCCTGATTCACCTCTCCCTGCAGGCGGCGCCGCTGATCGATTCGGCTTCCGCCGCCGACGAGCATTGCTCGTCGTCGACCTCCACGACGACGCATTACTCCTTCACGTCGCCTCTCTCGTTCTCGTCGTCCAGCACTTATTCGTCGACGAGTCCTGGCTTATCTATGCTGGAAAACGAAGACGAAATCGCCGGCGAGAAGATCCCCGCCGGTTGAATTTTCCGACGACGAAAATGTATACTCAGTAGCGTATCAGATTAGTTTTAAAGAGAGAGGGATTACAAAACCCTCTATTTTCTTTAGGTTTGGCAACACGTGTAAAGAGGTTACACGACTGCATTtaatgttattaattaatttctaagaAATTGAGATTAACCTCCTCAAATTAGAGATGTAAAGTGTAATTAACGTGTTTAGGTCTTTTGTTTCCCAATTTGAATGACCGAAAAATTTCTTGTTTTGATTAGTATTACTATTACAAAAGCTTGCTTCAACGGCACAATTCGCTGAACCCCATGTGCATGATACTGTATTAATATTATAGTATTAATTTACAATATCACGAAATAAGTAGATAATCACATACTAATCTACGTAGGTGATGGGAAAATGGAGTATGATTGAAAGATCAAATATAGTAAAAACTCCAAGGCACATGAGATTCACCATGAAATTCAAAATGGGAAAGTAACTATCATTTGAAAGCAACAATACCAATGAAATTGAGGTGGTCCTCTCTGCAAATTGAGATTGTATCTCTGCAGCTGCTGCGCCATTATCATGAACCAGCAATTTGAGACACCCATAAAATTatcattgaaaattaaaatgacAAACAAATATTGATTAATTTGTATGTTTCTATATGTAAACTGGAACATGACCAAAAAACTGGTAAACTATGGAGCCAGAAATGAGGTTATACCATAAATTggaaatcaacaaacacacagcTGCCGTACCTTGTTATGTTTTATTCTGACCACCAACCTCacaaacttctttttttttttcttacctAATTTCATCGCAACATGACAATATTTCCTACATTTGTTTTGCATTTCGATTCGTTTCCTTATTCCGGTTACTTTGGAACTCGTCATTTTcatgaattaattaatgtatccattttcttatttatttttctattttctatcTCTAACACAAAAATGGTTTTGAAGGTGAATAGTAGTAGTATCTTATCCTTTTAtgatatctctctctctctctagctaaGAGTTGgagaagaaaacaaaaacaaaaacaaaaaaaatgaaaatattctGATGGGTTGGGAGGGAATGTTGCTGGATTGACGTCGAGTTTTGGTGGTCCTTTAATTTTGCACAACTGAAATAAAATTGCATAAAAAAAACATTCAAATTTTGATATACATAAAAACTGCAGGGAAACAAGCCACCGGTGGATAGCAGCATTTAAATGCCGACTCGCTCAGACACAACTGAGATTTATCTGTAAatgtaattaatatattttgttggtGTCTCATTTCAAATTATCCCATTTctattatatatgaatatattagtattattcATACTACATAAATAATAGCCGTTGCATTCTAATATCGAAAACCCACTCTTATAATATACTTCAGAGCAATCGAGCTATTCACATATTTTGCAGCTGTGATTCATTTTCTCACAATTTTACGTGTGCTATTTTATCTTATTATTAgtttaacaatattttttataaaattaaaatttattataatattataaagtatacttaacttttattttaaaaaatgagaattaaacaatttatatgtatcaattataataatgaaatgaaataataaaagCAATTATATACTACCTTAATTGAATGGAATAAATCTTAACTAATAATTAcaacattaaattaaattatattgtcATGATCCGTCCCACATCGATTAAGTATGGGCTGATTGGTGTGGTTTATAACACCTTAGACATTCTCCTTGATAGTTTGTCTTTTGAGAATGAGTTCTATCTAGGGTGTTGTAATAGGATTATAGGAATGAGATTCaatgtaccacactttatgtcttATTTTGTgtctcactttcaattttatttaatttcttatatatattttcttcaatttcaactttatatgctttaatttaattttgtaattattaactagagtttattccattaatctagggtatataattattttttatcatttaatttcacttttattagctaataataggttgataattCAAactcatggtatatacttttttaaaaatttattttttaaaataaaaattaaaaataattcatagtattacaataaattttatttttataaaaaatatttttaaaataatagatataagcatgagacatagtgacacacatagaattgtgggacactgaatCTGATCCCGTtgtaatatatatgaatttgaaattgaagatacaaaaacatgaagaaaaagtaaACAATTGAAAGTGGTACAATGAATCCTCAAGTGCATATTTTGAGGcatcacataaaaaaaaaaatgtagtaatTTGTATTTTCGGTGTAATTTGTAATTATTGTAGAAGAGAAACCAGAATTATTGaactaatttttcttttttttttataaattatattataaataatacaaaccacacacaccccacctagtggttattgtggccgagagtattaACAAATGGAGTAACTACAAATTTGTCTAATAAACAGATAGCTACAAATTTCTActcatttcaaaataattaaactcattaAAATATTCTGTGCATTTGTCTTTTTCCTTGTAGTGGTCGAGCGGTTTGAGCGGCGATTTAGCTTTTATGATCGCTTCTATCATTTGGAAGAATATGATCAAAAGACGACACTTTTTTATCATCTTATTAGAGATATTAAACTACAAAAATCTAATCCCCTCggcgcaaaaaaaaaaaaaaaaaaaaaaaaaaactacaaaaatCTAATCAACACAAAACCAAAATCAATATATGAATAGATTAAACGTATAAGATAAAAATTTGTGTAAGGAGAGAAGCTCGAAGATAGTACTCCCTTCGGCCACAAAGAGTTTGTGGTGGAGTGGAGATGACGAACTTTCATAAAAAAGTTGAAAGATGATTTTATTGTTAAAGTGTAGTATGAGacccaccaaattgtaaaagtaaagtGTGAGTATtgtgtaaatattgagtgtgaataaGGTTTAAAGTAAGATAAATTGTAAAATAAGTCACAGACTTTAactcaattttcaatttcaacattACTTTTAAACCTTTACAAGTACAAATTCTTTTAAGTTTTTGTAATTGGGGCTTCTCGTCCCAATTTACAgtatctttttctctttttttcttgcAATTAGTtgtgttattattgttataatttatttattagtataTATCTTCACATAAAATAGGTTCACTTGCTTCTCTCATGTTGTCAATGTCGTAGTTCAAGACGTAAAAAAATTTGGAAAAGCTCCAATTACAAAACAAATCTAAAAGAATTGGTATTTATTTGCAAAGGTTTAAAAGTggtgttgaaattgaaaaatgaggTAAAGTTTGTGACTTATTTTGTAATTTACCCTTTAAAGTATAAaatagattttcaaaaaaaggaaaatacacAAGCTgtatggacggacgaaaatagtaataaacacacaatctttgtggacggatggagtatttgtaGAGGAAGGATTGAACCTAGGTTGGagaaataagaattaatttcaaatatacAACTCATATAATATGTGGAACAAAGTCCAAGGATTGTATAGTAATATTACAAGATGAAGCAAATTAAATTAGAGCGGCATTTTCATGGAAACATACCAGCACAAAATGCTCCACTTTTTGTGCAGTTTTTCCCTAAAATCGAGTGATCAGAACACCTAAAAAATCCtgcatattttcttattttattagtagagagccatatttttaattatcaacttttttttttggcataaTAGGAACCATGGCATCAATCTCAGAGCTTAAGATTCTTGTCTGAGCGCCGAACCTTCTAAACCCTTGCGCTTCTGCAACActtgtaataaaataaatatgtaaataattaaataaacctaGTTGATCAAGGTgtttgtttttgaaaaaaaaatatatgtgaaAGTTATATATAGCATATATTTATGAATCccaataatatatttatgaagTTTTGGGTCATATTATATATGCAACAGTCAGTCAAAGTAACTGGTTTGAGCAGGGAATTCAACTGTAGTGCCTAGTTGCTCAATTCATTGGACTACATTTCTATTCAATTCATTGTTTTCTGAATTTTATCCAAGCATTGAAGATGAAAATTTTTAGAGAGTGTACTGATCTTTACAACGACACATGCAATacatcattttctttttcaattcctccactttttttaaaataaattaaattaaattagataaTGAATTCTCAAAACATTAAAGTTGATCGTGCAAGGTCTATATTTGGATCAGGGACGGGGCTAGCTAAACGTGGGTCCTGTGCGAATTGTTAAATTTGGGCCCTTTATTTATagctgagaaaaaaaaaatatattatatatgaataCGATGAACGTAGTATGTCCACGATTAACACACAAACCtaaatacaaaattataattccatcagttaaaattaataatactccctccgtccactaattgttgtcCTAGGGGAAGTGTAAATTTACACTTCACCTAGgacaacaattagtggacggagggagtaacaattaataaaaataaaaaactgaaataaaaaataaaaactgaaatgtataaaatataattaaaagtttcaaagaaATTACCTTACTTTAATCTCAAGACTTGAAAAAtcactgaaaataaaaaagaagatgAAAGAAAATTTTTGGAAAAGAAGAGAGTGAATGTCGTCTGCTTGAACTGAAGAGAGTTTGTATTGTTAATTTGTTATAATCTCTATTTATCTAGCTTATATATATTGGTAGTACTTGATAGTATATTAACGTTAAGTTGGGCTTC is a window encoding:
- the LOC130996739 gene encoding transcription repressor OFP15-like; the encoded protein is MGKKKKFPFLFKATDSPTTSAASPWPWPACVNSPKTLSFRANANSNIYKTINSAYLDDEKATAEFTETPDSFFSIRRDESFSSAAASQVFPDETAVIGGLRSDRLFFEPGETNSILEEAAKARAFPYSGGGVKIMAMDSDDPFLDFRSSMAEMVVAHGIKRWECLEELLTCYLRVNEKGNHGYIVGAFVDLLIHLSLQAAPLIDSASAADEHCSSSTSTTTHYSFTSPLSFSSSSTYSSTSPGLSMLENEDEIAGEKIPAG